One Qipengyuania gaetbuli genomic region harbors:
- a CDS encoding TonB-dependent receptor plug domain-containing protein, with translation MKDISRIGILLVSSMTLCAPPLSAQDAGEEDATVIVVTGEGLSETPAAPAYASQEISREEIVSSASGRIEDVLSGVAGFQQFRRSDSRSANPSAQGATLRALGGNATSRALVLLDGVPMADPFFGFIPFSAIAPETLGEVRVTRGGGAGPFGAGALAGTIELSSAGLDDLGSFGAQALVNDRGGTEASAHVASGLGGGFGSLSARWDRDPGFHTTPEADRVPATARAAYDSYSVQARGVVPLGETMELQARGLVYDDRRTLRFDGADSSSTGQDASLRLVGHGDWAFEALAYLQARNFTNVVISSTRFVPVLDQRNTPSTGLGGKLELRPPVGEDHVLRIGADYRRSDGELYETAISAFSGNVTERRNAGGTNSDLGLFIEHDWTLGALTLTGGARIDRYAISQGFYEARNAGGILVRRDDFADRSGWEKSFRGGLLYRLGDTARLRAAGYTGLRLPTLNELYRPFVVFPVTTNANAGLKNERLVGYELGVDLEPAEGVELSATVFENRVEDAIANVTLDPVTRQRRNIEEIRARGAEVSAGITFGQLRFDGSFAYTDAKAFQPGADFDANRPSQTPRWAGSATLGWRPADGWLLAATLRHVGDQFEDDLESDVLPAATTLGVFAEIPFSDRLALVLRGENLTDETIVTRNQGGSIDLGTPRTVWAGVKLGL, from the coding sequence ATGAAAGACATCTCGCGAATTGGAATCCTGCTTGTCTCCTCCATGACGCTGTGCGCCCCCCCGCTCAGCGCGCAAGACGCCGGCGAGGAAGATGCGACCGTCATCGTCGTGACCGGGGAGGGGCTCTCCGAAACCCCGGCAGCACCGGCCTATGCCTCGCAGGAGATTTCGCGCGAGGAGATCGTCTCGAGCGCTTCGGGCAGGATCGAGGACGTCCTGTCGGGCGTCGCGGGTTTCCAGCAGTTCCGCCGCTCGGACAGCCGCTCGGCCAATCCCAGCGCGCAGGGTGCGACCTTGCGGGCGCTGGGCGGCAATGCGACCAGCCGCGCGCTGGTGCTGCTCGACGGGGTGCCGATGGCCGACCCCTTCTTCGGCTTCATACCGTTCAGCGCCATCGCTCCCGAAACGCTGGGCGAGGTCCGCGTGACGCGTGGCGGCGGGGCAGGGCCCTTCGGCGCGGGCGCGCTGGCCGGCACGATCGAACTATCGAGCGCCGGGCTGGACGATCTCGGCAGCTTCGGCGCACAGGCGCTGGTGAACGACCGCGGCGGGACCGAGGCCTCGGCGCATGTCGCTTCGGGGCTGGGCGGTGGCTTCGGCTCCCTGTCCGCGCGCTGGGACCGTGATCCCGGCTTCCACACCACCCCCGAGGCGGACCGCGTGCCTGCTACCGCACGCGCGGCCTACGACAGCTATTCGGTGCAGGCGCGCGGCGTCGTCCCGCTTGGCGAGACAATGGAATTGCAGGCGAGGGGGCTCGTCTATGACGACCGCCGGACCCTGCGCTTCGACGGGGCGGACAGCTCCAGCACGGGGCAGGATGCCAGCCTGCGCCTGGTCGGTCATGGTGACTGGGCGTTCGAGGCGCTCGCCTATTTGCAGGCACGCAATTTCACCAATGTCGTGATCAGTTCGACGCGGTTCGTGCCGGTGCTCGACCAGCGCAACACTCCCTCCACAGGGCTCGGCGGCAAGCTGGAGCTGCGCCCGCCGGTCGGCGAGGACCACGTGTTGCGGATCGGTGCCGACTACCGCCGATCGGACGGCGAGCTTTACGAGACGGCGATCAGCGCCTTCTCCGGCAATGTGACCGAGCGGCGCAATGCCGGCGGGACCAACAGCGACCTCGGCCTGTTCATCGAACACGACTGGACGCTCGGCGCGCTGACACTGACTGGCGGCGCGCGCATCGACCGCTACGCGATTTCGCAGGGCTTCTATGAAGCGCGCAATGCGGGCGGCATCCTGGTGCGGCGCGACGATTTCGCGGACAGGTCGGGCTGGGAGAAATCCTTCCGTGGGGGCCTGCTTTACCGCCTCGGTGACACCGCGCGGCTGCGCGCTGCGGGCTATACCGGCCTGCGCTTGCCGACGCTGAACGAGCTTTACCGTCCCTTCGTGGTCTTCCCCGTCACCACCAATGCCAATGCCGGGCTGAAGAACGAGCGCCTCGTCGGATACGAGCTGGGCGTGGACCTCGAACCGGCGGAAGGCGTCGAGCTGTCCGCGACCGTGTTCGAGAACCGCGTCGAGGATGCCATCGCCAATGTCACGCTGGACCCGGTGACCCGCCAGCGCCGCAACATCGAGGAAATCCGCGCACGGGGGGCAGAAGTCTCGGCCGGGATCACTTTCGGCCAGCTGCGCTTCGACGGCTCGTTCGCCTATACCGATGCGAAGGCTTTCCAGCCCGGTGCGGATTTCGACGCCAATCGCCCGTCGCAGACACCGCGTTGGGCGGGCAGCGCGACGCTCGGCTGGCGACCGGCGGATGGCTGGCTGCTGGCGGCAACGCTGCGCCATGTGGGTGACCAGTTCGAGGACGACCTTGAAAGCGATGTCCTGCCAGCCGCGACGACGCTGGGCGTGTTTGCGGAAATTCCCTTCAGCGACCGTTTGGCCCTTGTCCTGCGCGGCGAGAACCTGACCGACGAGACAATCGTCACCCGCAACCAGGGTGGATCGATCGACCTCGGCACGCCGCGCACCGTGTGGGCCGGCGTCAAGCTGGGACTATGA
- a CDS encoding TonB-dependent receptor domain-containing protein, which translates to MQRQRDRSVGRQATEHCHAACPDAYIFDESGGRADLIDPRTGQAHCEDLRWGHIWTYNLIDNLRLDGPGGPDTGTQTSPFGRTVLLQYQYANGPGGGALNIPAYGPASGLFDFVAPPGFFPTGYDAASMAVQNAYHPFVEQATIIPETDLYTVYGEASFELADSVELFGEFLYNRRETYQNGWRQFWNFGWTGDLYTTGAGNYWNYWGDGFAGYNFISPTPITDQSDNSQKVDYLRGVGGVRGDISTGGNWKYEAYVQYSRSDGKYRSQQILQDAYDSGYFQYSSCVGTTLPVSGRQCIDIPWTDPEFLRGNLTQEQIDFLFDWEEGQTIYTQLSGEAVVSGELFELPAGPLGIAVGVVARRDEIEDTPGAITLAGNAWGTTTGGITAGKSVTTEAFGELSVPILADTPFFEDLTLSLAGRLTNVTATRASDGVEDEDNGNFTYKIGLNWALTDWLRFRGSYGTSFRAPALFEQFLADETSFVSQRFDPCINWTAGLNDGTTSQRVADNCAADGIPGNYGGGGITATAFSSGGLGNLEAETSKAKVIGVVLTPDLPFLGDTKLSLAVDYFDIEVNGEISQLGPVAILNGCYSSEDFANEPLCDLFNRGQNATAIYQINEIYDQYINIASQRNSGVDASLNISHDMGDLGLLTLRAEATWQTRDNFQLLPTSEVESDNGEAGSPDWVGDFRATWAHPSGFSAFYGINVIGGTSNEEDFLSDNGGDPCLESFNRDNPAGDLPIYGRYCPDLTTPTTFYHNFSISQEIADGRAEVTLGVSNIFDTRPPRVSLFNGGQISTLGPVVAASQYPFVGRRAFINASMKF; encoded by the coding sequence TTGCAGCGCCAAAGAGATCGGTCGGTAGGTCGGCAAGCCACCGAGCACTGTCACGCCGCCTGCCCCGACGCCTACATCTTCGACGAGAGCGGCGGCCGTGCCGACCTCATCGATCCGCGCACGGGCCAGGCCCACTGCGAAGACCTTCGCTGGGGCCACATCTGGACCTACAACCTGATCGACAACCTGCGCCTCGACGGTCCGGGCGGTCCCGACACCGGCACGCAGACCTCGCCGTTCGGCCGTACGGTCCTGCTGCAGTACCAGTATGCCAATGGTCCGGGCGGCGGCGCGCTCAACATCCCGGCCTACGGTCCGGCTTCCGGCCTGTTCGACTTCGTTGCTCCCCCGGGCTTCTTCCCGACCGGCTACGACGCTGCATCGATGGCTGTCCAGAACGCCTACCACCCGTTCGTTGAGCAGGCGACGATCATTCCCGAGACCGATCTCTACACGGTGTACGGTGAAGCGTCCTTTGAACTGGCGGATTCGGTCGAGCTGTTCGGCGAATTCCTCTACAACCGCCGCGAAACCTACCAGAACGGCTGGCGCCAGTTCTGGAACTTCGGCTGGACGGGCGACCTCTACACCACTGGTGCCGGTAACTACTGGAACTACTGGGGCGACGGTTTCGCCGGGTACAACTTCATCAGCCCGACCCCGATCACCGATCAGTCGGACAACAGCCAGAAGGTCGACTACCTGCGCGGTGTCGGCGGCGTGCGCGGCGATATCTCGACGGGCGGCAACTGGAAGTACGAAGCTTACGTCCAGTACAGCCGCAGCGACGGCAAGTACCGCTCGCAGCAGATCCTCCAGGATGCCTACGACAGCGGTTACTTCCAGTATTCGTCCTGCGTCGGCACGACGCTGCCCGTCTCGGGTCGCCAGTGCATCGACATTCCGTGGACCGATCCGGAATTCCTCCGCGGCAACCTGACGCAGGAGCAGATCGACTTCCTGTTCGACTGGGAAGAAGGCCAGACGATCTACACCCAGCTTTCGGGTGAAGCAGTCGTCTCAGGCGAACTGTTCGAGCTGCCGGCCGGCCCGCTGGGCATCGCCGTCGGTGTCGTGGCTCGCCGCGACGAGATCGAGGATACGCCGGGTGCGATCACCCTCGCCGGCAACGCATGGGGCACGACCACCGGCGGCATCACTGCCGGTAAGAGCGTCACCACCGAGGCCTTCGGCGAACTTAGCGTCCCGATCCTTGCAGACACGCCCTTCTTCGAAGACCTCACCCTGTCGCTGGCAGGCCGCCTCACCAACGTGACGGCGACCCGCGCTTCGGATGGTGTGGAAGACGAAGACAACGGCAACTTCACCTACAAGATCGGCCTCAACTGGGCGCTGACCGACTGGCTCCGCTTCCGCGGCAGCTACGGCACCTCGTTCCGTGCTCCGGCGCTGTTCGAGCAGTTCCTCGCCGACGAGACGAGCTTCGTCAGCCAGCGTTTCGACCCCTGCATCAACTGGACTGCAGGCCTGAACGACGGCACGACGTCGCAGCGCGTCGCCGACAACTGCGCCGCTGACGGCATCCCGGGCAATTACGGCGGCGGCGGTATCACTGCCACGGCGTTCTCCTCGGGCGGTCTCGGCAATCTCGAGGCCGAAACCTCGAAGGCCAAGGTCATCGGTGTCGTCCTGACGCCGGATCTCCCGTTCCTCGGCGATACGAAGCTCAGCCTTGCGGTCGATTACTTCGACATCGAAGTGAACGGCGAAATCTCGCAGCTTGGGCCGGTGGCCATCCTCAACGGCTGCTACTCGTCGGAAGACTTCGCGAACGAACCGCTGTGTGACCTGTTCAACCGCGGGCAGAACGCGACGGCGATCTACCAGATCAACGAGATCTACGACCAGTACATCAACATCGCGAGCCAGCGTAACTCGGGTGTCGATGCCTCGCTCAACATCTCGCATGACATGGGCGATCTCGGCCTGCTGACGCTGCGTGCAGAAGCCACCTGGCAGACGCGCGACAACTTCCAGCTGCTGCCGACTTCGGAAGTGGAAAGCGACAATGGCGAAGCGGGTTCGCCCGACTGGGTCGGCGACTTCCGCGCAACCTGGGCCCATCCCTCGGGCTTCAGCGCATTCTACGGCATCAATGTCATCGGCGGCACGTCGAACGAGGAAGACTTCCTCTCCGACAATGGCGGCGATCCCTGCCTTGAATCGTTCAACCGCGACAATCCGGCCGGCGATCTGCCGATCTACGGCCGCTATTGCCCGGACCTGACGACGCCGACGACGTTCTACCACAACTTCTCGATCAGCCAGGAAATCGCCGATGGCCGTGCAGAAGTTACGCTGGGCGTCAGCAACATCTTCGATACGCGCCCGCCGCGCGTGTCGCTGTTCAACGGCGGCCAGATCAGCACGCTCGGCCCGGTGGTTGCTGCCTCGCAGTATCCGTTCGTCGGTCGCCGCGCCTTCATCAACGCATCGATGAAGTTCTGA
- a CDS encoding HpcH/HpaI aldolase/citrate lyase family protein, which yields MTDTPVLPPRFRSWLFAPGDSERKMAKATEGEADIVIFDLEDAVAEEAKPAAREGIRTFLLAQSEEARARLWVRVNPLDGPHTADDLAAIMAGRPGGIMLPKSRGRHDVEELDRLMTPLEVEIGITPGSTPVIALVTEVAAAMFTTGDYAGSPRLAAMTWGAEDLADSIGALSNRGEDGEYTFTYELARSLTLLGAAAAGVPAIETIDGDFRNLEGLKKRAERVRRDGYRGMLAIHPAQVPVINAAFSPSDEEVAEAREIVALFEANPGAGTIGHNGRMLDRPHLSRARQLLAQVEG from the coding sequence GTGACCGATACCCCCGTGCTCCCCCCGCGTTTTCGCTCCTGGCTGTTCGCGCCCGGGGATAGCGAGCGCAAGATGGCCAAGGCGACCGAAGGCGAGGCCGACATCGTCATCTTCGACCTCGAGGATGCCGTGGCCGAGGAAGCCAAGCCAGCCGCGCGCGAAGGCATTCGCACGTTCCTGCTCGCACAGAGTGAAGAGGCGCGTGCCCGCTTGTGGGTGCGCGTGAATCCGCTGGATGGTCCGCATACGGCAGACGATCTTGCGGCGATCATGGCGGGCAGGCCGGGCGGCATCATGCTGCCGAAATCGCGCGGGCGGCATGATGTGGAGGAACTGGACCGGCTGATGACGCCGCTCGAGGTGGAAATCGGCATCACGCCCGGCTCCACACCGGTCATCGCGCTGGTGACCGAAGTCGCTGCGGCCATGTTCACCACGGGCGATTACGCAGGCTCGCCGCGGCTTGCCGCCATGACCTGGGGGGCGGAAGACCTCGCCGATTCCATCGGCGCCCTGTCCAATCGCGGCGAGGACGGCGAATACACCTTTACCTATGAGCTGGCTCGCAGCCTCACCCTGCTCGGCGCTGCTGCAGCAGGCGTTCCTGCAATCGAGACCATCGACGGGGATTTCCGCAATCTTGAGGGCCTGAAGAAACGCGCCGAACGGGTGCGCCGCGACGGGTATCGCGGGATGCTCGCCATCCATCCGGCACAGGTGCCCGTCATCAACGCAGCCTTCTCTCCGAGCGACGAGGAAGTGGCCGAAGCGCGCGAAATCGTGGCGCTGTTCGAAGCCAATCCCGGCGCAGGTACAATCGGACACAATGGCCGGATGCTCGACCGGCCGCACTTGTCGCGGGCGCGGCAATTGCTGGCGCAGGTCGAAGGTTAA
- a CDS encoding 3'(2'),5'-bisphosphate nucleotidase CysQ, producing MTDADLAAHLAATAGRILLEVRASGMFEGKALGRAGDETANQFLCHAIRQQRPDDGLLSEERKDTDERLSKDRVWIVDPVDGTREYGEERSDWAVHVALCIEGRPEVGAVALPGLDLVLRSDAPAPLAAAAATPRMVVSRTRPAAEAVAVADAIGAQLVPMGSAGAKAMAVVRGEAEIYLHTGGQYEWDSAAPVAVALAHGLHASRIDGSPLVYNQADTYMPDLLICRPEYAEQVLSEVAGLSA from the coding sequence ATGACCGACGCAGATCTTGCCGCACATCTTGCCGCCACCGCCGGCCGCATCCTGCTCGAAGTGCGCGCAAGCGGCATGTTCGAAGGCAAGGCGCTGGGCCGGGCGGGCGACGAGACGGCCAACCAGTTCCTCTGCCACGCGATCCGCCAGCAGCGACCCGATGACGGTCTCCTCTCCGAAGAGCGCAAGGACACGGATGAACGCCTGTCGAAGGACCGCGTGTGGATCGTCGATCCGGTGGACGGCACACGCGAATATGGCGAGGAGCGGTCCGACTGGGCAGTCCATGTGGCGCTGTGCATCGAAGGCCGTCCCGAAGTCGGCGCAGTAGCCCTGCCCGGCCTCGACCTGGTCCTGCGCAGCGACGCTCCCGCTCCGCTGGCCGCTGCGGCTGCAACGCCCCGCATGGTGGTGAGCCGCACCCGCCCCGCCGCCGAAGCCGTGGCCGTCGCCGACGCGATCGGTGCGCAGCTCGTGCCCATGGGCTCGGCAGGGGCCAAGGCAATGGCAGTCGTGCGCGGCGAGGCGGAAATCTACCTCCACACAGGCGGCCAGTACGAATGGGACAGCGCCGCGCCGGTCGCGGTCGCGCTTGCACATGGCCTGCACGCTAGCCGCATCGACGGCAGCCCGCTGGTCTACAACCAGGCGGACACCTACATGCCGGACCTGCTTATCTGCCGGCCCGAATATGCCGAACAGGTACTGTCCGAAGTCGCAGGCCTGTCGGCTTAA
- a CDS encoding aspartyl protease family protein, with amino-acid sequence MAANLALPAALLLAATAPLASEPEGTGIQAPPGAETDMPVDELQLDRDRYERLTVPVMIDGKGPFRFFIDTGAQATVITRRVTEALEIEPNGEAMLVAMGSARMVQTVEIDELEFADRVFSGLVTPLLESHHIGADGILGLDSLQDLRVAMDFKEDRIAVADADTLGGNRGYDIVVRARNKLGRMIITDAEIDGIRTAVILDTGAQYSFGNPALLRKMMKRSRAGDRNELVTSDVHGEMLRSNLAFAKEIIIGGATITNATIGFADSPAFKALGYTDKPALILGMHNLALFERVAIDFSTRRVLFDLPRDATPNSILNRRFNATRMGT; translated from the coding sequence ATGGCCGCAAACCTCGCCCTTCCCGCAGCGCTGTTGCTGGCAGCGACCGCCCCGCTCGCGTCGGAGCCTGAGGGCACAGGTATACAAGCCCCGCCCGGGGCCGAGACCGATATGCCGGTCGACGAGCTCCAGCTCGACCGCGACCGCTACGAACGCCTCACCGTCCCTGTCATGATCGACGGCAAGGGGCCCTTCCGCTTCTTCATCGACACCGGCGCCCAGGCCACAGTGATCACGCGCCGCGTAACGGAAGCACTGGAGATCGAGCCCAATGGCGAGGCCATGCTGGTCGCGATGGGTTCGGCCCGCATGGTCCAGACGGTGGAGATCGACGAACTCGAATTCGCAGACCGCGTCTTCAGCGGCCTCGTCACCCCCCTGCTGGAAAGTCACCATATAGGGGCGGACGGGATCCTCGGCCTCGACAGCCTGCAGGATTTGCGCGTCGCAATGGACTTCAAGGAAGACCGCATCGCCGTGGCCGATGCCGATACGCTAGGCGGCAACCGCGGATACGACATCGTCGTGCGCGCGCGTAACAAGCTCGGGCGCATGATCATTACCGATGCGGAGATCGACGGGATCCGCACGGCTGTCATCCTCGATACCGGCGCCCAATATTCCTTCGGCAACCCGGCGCTGCTGCGCAAGATGATGAAACGCTCGCGCGCGGGCGACCGCAACGAGCTGGTGACGTCGGACGTCCACGGCGAGATGCTGCGCAGTAATCTCGCTTTTGCCAAGGAGATCATCATCGGCGGGGCGACCATCACCAATGCAACTATCGGCTTTGCCGACAGCCCGGCGTTCAAGGCGCTGGGTTATACCGACAAGCCGGCGCTGATCCTGGGGATGCACAACCTTGCATTGTTCGAGCGGGTGGCGATCGACTTCTCGACCCGGCGCGTTCTGTTCGACCTGCCGCGCGATGCGACGCCAAATTCGATCCTCAACCGCAGGTTCAACGCGACCCGCATGGGGACCTGA
- a CDS encoding tetratricopeptide repeat-containing sulfotransferase family protein codes for MNGNVTSAPGAGTISIHPRLFPAREMIDDGKYEQAAQYLIGFLRQNPENPQALAMLGQAANRLGALGQAEHFMRKAIQMGAREYDNRFQLATILNQQARPVPSARMLEALQQERPDANTRLLLASIYEKIGESERAREMYAELAQQHSNHAPTLIAYGHSLRSAGQVDEAVAAYRQAIAADDGFGDAWWGLASIKAKILTDEDIETMRAALAIAIDERNIAPLHFALARALHDRKQHAEAFEHYKLGNDLRAKSLDYNAEELSGEVSETARMVDAAYLSKMSLAPVGDAVPVFIISLPRSGSTLLEQMLGSHSQIEPVGELPYVPAILRSFMEMATRRGKLTVPQAITALPDEQAAAFGRDYMERAAVHRTEGTRFFLDKLPQNWSNVLFIRKILPQARFIDIRRPAMDCCWSNFTQSFTSAHPSSFTLEDMGRAYADNVRLMAHFDAVAPGIIHHVDYSALVEDPRTQIGGALDYLGLEWEDDILQFHQSDRVVRTPSSEQVRRPLNRDGMEVWRPYAEYLGPLRDTLGDLAEA; via the coding sequence ATGAACGGCAATGTCACCAGCGCACCGGGTGCCGGCACGATCTCCATCCATCCGCGCCTGTTCCCCGCGCGGGAAATGATCGACGACGGCAAGTACGAACAGGCCGCGCAATATCTCATCGGGTTCCTGCGCCAGAACCCCGAAAACCCGCAGGCGCTGGCCATGCTCGGGCAGGCGGCCAACCGTCTCGGCGCGCTTGGGCAGGCAGAACACTTCATGCGCAAGGCCATCCAGATGGGCGCGCGCGAATATGACAACCGGTTCCAGTTGGCGACGATCCTCAACCAGCAGGCGCGACCGGTCCCGTCGGCAAGGATGCTGGAAGCGCTCCAGCAGGAACGGCCGGATGCCAACACCCGCCTGCTGCTCGCATCGATCTACGAGAAGATCGGCGAAAGCGAGCGGGCGCGCGAAATGTATGCCGAACTGGCACAGCAACATTCCAACCATGCGCCGACGCTCATCGCCTATGGCCACAGCCTGCGTTCGGCGGGCCAGGTCGACGAGGCTGTCGCGGCATACCGGCAGGCGATCGCTGCCGACGACGGTTTCGGCGATGCATGGTGGGGACTTGCCAGCATCAAGGCGAAGATCCTCACCGACGAGGATATCGAGACGATGCGTGCGGCGCTGGCAATTGCCATCGACGAACGCAATATCGCGCCGCTCCATTTCGCCCTTGCGCGGGCGCTCCACGACCGCAAGCAGCACGCCGAGGCGTTCGAGCATTACAAGCTGGGCAATGACCTGCGGGCAAAGTCGCTCGACTACAATGCCGAGGAACTGAGCGGAGAGGTCTCGGAAACCGCGCGCATGGTCGATGCAGCCTACCTCTCCAAGATGTCTCTGGCACCGGTCGGGGATGCCGTGCCGGTATTCATCATCTCGCTGCCCCGTTCAGGCTCGACCCTGCTCGAGCAGATGCTCGGCTCGCATTCGCAGATCGAGCCGGTAGGCGAATTGCCCTACGTGCCTGCCATCCTGCGCAGCTTCATGGAGATGGCCACGCGCCGCGGGAAGCTGACCGTGCCGCAGGCGATCACCGCGCTGCCGGACGAGCAGGCTGCCGCCTTCGGGCGCGACTACATGGAACGGGCAGCGGTGCATCGGACCGAAGGCACCCGCTTCTTCCTCGACAAGCTGCCGCAGAACTGGAGCAATGTGCTCTTCATCCGCAAGATACTGCCGCAGGCGCGTTTCATCGACATCCGCCGCCCGGCGATGGACTGCTGCTGGTCGAACTTCACCCAATCCTTCACCAGCGCCCACCCCTCGTCCTTCACGCTGGAGGACATGGGTCGCGCCTATGCCGACAATGTCCGCCTGATGGCGCATTTCGACGCGGTTGCGCCCGGCATAATCCACCATGTCGACTACAGCGCGCTGGTCGAGGACCCGCGCACCCAGATTGGTGGCGCGCTCGACTATCTCGGGCTGGAATGGGAGGACGATATCCTCCAGTTCCACCAGTCCGACCGCGTCGTGCGCACGCCCAGTAGCGAGCAGGTTCGCCGTCCGCTCAACCGCGACGGGATGGAGGTCTGGAGGCCCTATGCCGAATATCTCGGTCCCTTGCGCGACACGCTTGGCGATCTGGCCGAGGCTTAG
- a CDS encoding ABCB family ABC transporter ATP-binding protein/permease, which produces MPPETKPQDQTADAESWATLRRFLPYLWPKDNPRLKRRIIGAMVFVLAAKATTLALPFAYKRAVDSMTTPANEAAMVALAFVIAYAAGRFAGVAFDNLRNITFERVGQDATRQLAEDVFARLHQLSLHFHLSRRTGEITKTIERGTKSIDVMLYFLLFNIAPTAIELLAVGVIFYINFGWELVAATGVTVAAYIVVTRKITEWRNELRRRMNELDGTALSRSVDSLLNYETVKYFSAEERERARYGEATHAWAEAAIRSENSLGLLNISQAMIMNLLMGGAMAFTVWGWSKGQLTTGDLVLVNTYLIQLFRPLDMLGMVYRTVRQGIIDMAAMFDLIDTDVEVRDAPGAPALVVKRPTITFENVVFGYEQDRTILKGLSFEVPAGSHVAIVGPSGAGKSTIARLLFRFYDPQSGRILIDGQDIAQVTQKSLRAQIGIVPQDSVLFNETIGYNIAYGREGATEEEVIAAARASAILPFIERLPQGFDTEVGERGLKLSGGEKQRVAIARTLVKNPPILLLDEATSALDSRTEQDILRTLHRVSEDRTTLAIAHRLSTIADADRILVLDQGRLAESGKHAQLLRQGGLYAEMWARQQAESEAESEAAE; this is translated from the coding sequence ATGCCGCCCGAGACGAAACCGCAGGACCAGACCGCCGACGCCGAAAGCTGGGCGACGCTGAGGCGTTTCCTGCCCTATCTATGGCCGAAGGATAATCCGCGCCTGAAGCGGCGCATCATCGGCGCGATGGTGTTCGTGCTGGCGGCCAAGGCTACAACGCTCGCCCTGCCCTTTGCCTACAAGCGTGCAGTCGATTCCATGACGACGCCGGCCAACGAGGCGGCGATGGTCGCCCTCGCCTTCGTCATTGCCTATGCCGCCGGCCGCTTTGCCGGGGTGGCGTTCGACAATCTGCGCAACATCACCTTCGAGCGGGTCGGACAGGACGCAACGCGCCAGCTGGCGGAGGACGTCTTTGCGCGGCTGCACCAGCTGTCGCTGCACTTCCACCTCTCGCGCCGGACCGGCGAGATCACCAAGACCATCGAGCGCGGCACCAAGAGCATCGATGTCATGCTCTACTTCCTGCTCTTCAACATCGCGCCGACTGCGATCGAGCTGCTGGCGGTCGGTGTCATCTTCTACATCAATTTCGGCTGGGAACTGGTGGCCGCGACCGGCGTGACCGTGGCCGCCTATATCGTCGTGACCCGCAAGATCACCGAATGGCGCAACGAGCTGCGTCGCCGGATGAACGAACTCGACGGGACGGCGCTGTCGCGTTCGGTCGACAGCCTGCTCAATTACGAGACGGTCAAATACTTCTCAGCCGAAGAGCGCGAGCGCGCCCGTTACGGCGAGGCCACCCATGCCTGGGCCGAGGCAGCCATCAGGTCCGAAAACTCGCTGGGCCTACTCAACATCAGCCAGGCCATGATAATGAACCTGCTGATGGGCGGCGCCATGGCCTTTACCGTCTGGGGCTGGAGCAAGGGCCAGCTGACCACGGGCGACCTCGTGCTGGTGAACACCTATCTCATCCAGCTCTTCCGCCCGCTCGACATGCTGGGCATGGTCTATCGCACGGTCAGGCAGGGCATCATCGACATGGCCGCCATGTTCGACCTGATCGATACCGACGTGGAGGTGCGCGATGCGCCCGGCGCCCCTGCCCTCGTGGTGAAGCGCCCGACCATCACCTTCGAGAATGTCGTCTTCGGCTACGAGCAGGACCGCACGATCCTAAAGGGCCTCAGCTTCGAAGTGCCGGCGGGCAGCCATGTCGCCATCGTCGGTCCCTCGGGCGCAGGCAAGAGCACTATCGCGCGCCTGCTGTTCCGCTTCTACGACCCGCAGTCGGGGCGGATCCTGATTGACGGGCAGGATATCGCCCAGGTCACCCAGAAGAGCCTGCGCGCCCAGATCGGTATCGTCCCGCAGGACAGCGTGCTGTTCAACGAGACGATCGGCTATAACATCGCCTACGGGCGCGAGGGCGCGACCGAGGAAGAAGTCATCGCCGCGGCGCGGGCTTCGGCCATCCTGCCTTTCATCGAACGCCTGCCACAGGGTTTCGACACCGAAGTGGGCGAACGCGGCCTGAAGCTTTCGGGCGGCGAGAAGCAGCGCGTCGCCATTGCGCGCACGCTGGTGAAGAACCCGCCGATCCTGCTGCTGGACGAAGCGACGAGCGCGCTCGACAGCCGGACCGAGCAGGACATCCTGCGCACGCTGCACCGGGTGAGCGAGGACCGCACCACGCTCGCCATCGCGCACCGCCTCTCGACCATCGCCGATGCCGACCGCATCCTGGTGCTCGACCAGGGGCGCCTTGCGGAGAGCGGGAAACACGCGCAGCTACTGCGCCAAGGCGGTCTCTATGCCGAGATGTGGGCACGCCAGCAGGCCGAAAGCGAAGCCGAGAGCGAGGCGGCGGAATAG